In Bacteroidota bacterium, a single genomic region encodes these proteins:
- a CDS encoding YitT family protein: protein MIPFFQKLIIKTVIGSREKGGKGKEISAYELAREFHKLKVAAIHLAKDVSLISLGILSAGFGLKGFLLPNGFIDGGVTGISLLTNELTGISLALLIVLINVPFIVLGYTQLGSSFAFKSTIAISGLALAILVISYPVITSDKLLIAVFGGFFLGAGIGLTVRGGGVLDGTEVLAIYLSKRTGLTIGDVVLVFNILVFSAATYLLSVEIALYAILTYLSAAKTVDFIIEGVEEYTGVTIISSHSEEVRLMLVEKLGRGVTIYNGKRGFGKRGDNKNTIDIVYTVVTRLEIAKLQAEVDKIDPNAFIVMSSVKDTKGGMIKKRPLH from the coding sequence ATGATTCCATTCTTCCAGAAGCTCATAATTAAAACGGTAATAGGGTCCAGGGAAAAGGGCGGGAAAGGGAAGGAAATATCTGCTTATGAACTTGCAAGGGAGTTTCACAAACTTAAAGTCGCGGCGATTCACCTGGCAAAGGATGTAAGCCTGATATCTTTGGGAATACTTTCAGCCGGATTTGGTCTTAAGGGTTTCTTGTTGCCCAATGGATTTATTGACGGAGGGGTAACCGGTATATCGCTATTAACTAATGAGCTTACCGGTATTTCATTAGCATTATTGATCGTGCTTATAAACGTGCCGTTTATTGTATTGGGATATACGCAATTAGGAAGTTCGTTTGCCTTTAAGAGTACAATAGCGATCAGTGGCTTAGCTCTCGCGATTCTCGTTATCAGTTACCCTGTTATTACTTCAGACAAATTGCTGATTGCAGTATTCGGAGGTTTTTTTCTTGGTGCGGGAATTGGCCTTACTGTGAGGGGCGGGGGAGTGCTGGATGGCACAGAAGTTCTTGCCATTTATCTCAGTAAAAGAACCGGATTGACGATCGGCGATGTGGTTCTTGTATTTAATATCCTTGTTTTTTCCGCCGCTACTTACCTGCTCTCGGTTGAGATCGCTCTTTACGCCATCCTGACTTACCTTTCGGCGGCAAAAACGGTTGATTTTATTATTGAGGGAGTTGAAGAATATACAGGAGTTACTATAATTTCATCGCATAGTGAGGAAGTTCGCCTGATGCTTGTTGAAAAATTGGGACGGGGCGTTACTATCTATAACGGTAAACGCGGATTCGGTAAACGCGGTGATAATAAGAATACCATTGACATTGTTTATACAGTGGTTACCCGTCTTGAAATAGCAAAACTACAGGCGGAAGTGGATAAGATCGATCCCAATGCATTTATTGTGATGAGCAGTGTAAAAGATACTAAAGGAGGAATGATCAAGAAAAGACCTTTGCATTAG
- a CDS encoding phosphate ABC transporter ATP-binding protein, which translates to MELIEKTKRDSSVDTELLKKYETNSMATDYVKKPKIAVKDINLYYGDFHALKGITMSMEENTVIALIGPSGCGKSTFLRLFNRMNDLISNVKVSGYVMIDGKDINDRSTNVDELRKNIGMVFQKPNPFPKSIFENVAYGLRVNGIKDKKFIEGRVERSLRQSALWDEVKDKLKKSAFELSGGQQQRLCIARALAIEPSVILMDEPASALDPISTAKIEELIYELKNQYTIIIVTHNMQQAGRVSDKTAFFYMGELIEYDTTKTIFTNPANARTQNYITGRFG; encoded by the coding sequence ATGGAACTTATCGAAAAAACAAAACGTGATTCTTCGGTTGACACAGAATTATTAAAAAAATACGAAACAAACAGCATGGCAACAGATTATGTAAAGAAACCCAAGATAGCCGTAAAAGACATCAATCTCTACTACGGTGACTTCCATGCGTTGAAAGGCATTACAATGTCAATGGAAGAAAATACAGTGATTGCACTCATTGGTCCATCGGGCTGCGGCAAGTCTACTTTTTTAAGACTATTTAACCGGATGAATGACCTGATCTCAAATGTAAAAGTTTCAGGCTATGTGATGATTGATGGAAAAGACATTAACGACAGGTCAACGAATGTTGATGAGCTAAGAAAAAATATTGGCATGGTTTTTCAAAAACCAAATCCTTTCCCAAAATCAATTTTTGAGAACGTTGCTTATGGCTTACGGGTAAATGGTATAAAAGACAAAAAATTCATCGAAGGGCGCGTTGAACGCTCCCTCAGGCAATCTGCATTATGGGATGAGGTAAAAGATAAACTGAAAAAATCTGCATTTGAACTATCCGGCGGTCAGCAGCAGCGTTTGTGCATTGCACGCGCATTAGCAATTGAGCCGTCGGTGATCCTTATGGATGAACCTGCATCAGCACTTGATCCTATCTCGACAGCTAAAATTGAAGAGCTGATCTATGAGTTAAAAAATCAATACACCATTATTATTGTAACACATAATATGCAGCAAGCAGGCAGGGTGAGTGACAAAACTGCTTTTTTTTACATGGGTGAGCTGATCGAATATGATACAACAAAAACTATATTCACCAATCCTGCCAATGCAAGAACACAAAATTATATTACAGGAAGGTTTGGGTAG
- the phoU gene encoding phosphate signaling complex protein PhoU, producing MTTHLESELQLLKTDTLNMWKLVCLQLTNGKEALVNFDKDLARQIVATEKRVNAYELKIDRDCENIFALFNPVAIDLRFVLAVLKINSNLERIADIAESIARFVIDIEKSFDPELLQSTKVIEMFDLSNEMLLDAAHAFEKEDTKMARYLFKIDEKLDETNNNASYVVTDYIRSHPNNIRESLHILSMMRKLERVGDQTKNIAEEIIFFIEAKVLKHKGGKQ from the coding sequence ATGACCACTCATCTTGAATCGGAATTACAACTTCTGAAAACTGACACATTGAATATGTGGAAACTTGTTTGTCTGCAGCTCACAAATGGAAAAGAGGCCCTGGTTAATTTCGACAAAGACCTGGCCAGGCAAATAGTCGCGACTGAAAAACGGGTAAATGCTTATGAGTTAAAAATAGATCGTGACTGTGAAAACATTTTCGCTTTGTTTAATCCTGTAGCCATTGATCTTCGTTTTGTACTGGCGGTTTTAAAGATCAATTCCAACCTTGAACGAATTGCAGATATCGCAGAAAGTATTGCCCGTTTTGTGATTGACATTGAAAAAAGCTTTGACCCGGAACTTCTTCAAAGCACAAAAGTTATAGAGATGTTCGATCTGTCAAATGAAATGCTTCTCGATGCTGCACATGCGTTTGAAAAGGAAGACACAAAAATGGCACGTTATCTCTTTAAAATAGACGAGAAATTAGACGAAACGAATAATAACGCAAGCTATGTAGTTACAGATTATATTAGATCCCATCCGAACAATATACGCGAAAGCTTACATATACTATCTATGATGCGTAAACTGGAACGCGTAGGAGATCAAACAAAAAACATAGCGGAGGAAATTATTTTTTTTATTGAAGCTAAAGTACTTAAACACAAAGGAGGGAAACAGTAA
- the pstA gene encoding phosphate ABC transporter permease PstA, whose protein sequence is MSNSLYKKISDILFKYFGLACTFFGLIILCIFIQNILSAGIGRLDWNFLNSFPSRVASKAGILSALAGTLWIICLTTIIIVPVGIAAGIYLEEYAKKSTIGSLIEINITNLAGIPSIIYGLLGLEVFGRLLGMGGSILAGSCTLSLLVLPIVIVSTRESLKAVPKTLREASFALGASKWQTIWNATLPASLGGILTGIILAISRAIGEAAPLILVGALAYVPFVPNSLSSEFTVLPIQIFNWVSRPQKAFMINSSAAIIVLLGITFLLNGIAVYLRLKQEKRVKW, encoded by the coding sequence ATGAGTAATTCATTATACAAAAAAATAAGTGATATTCTGTTCAAATATTTTGGACTAGCCTGCACTTTTTTCGGATTAATCATTCTATGTATTTTTATCCAGAATATTCTTTCTGCCGGAATAGGCCGGCTTGACTGGAATTTCCTGAACAGTTTCCCTTCCCGGGTCGCTTCAAAGGCAGGTATCTTGTCGGCCTTGGCCGGAACTCTCTGGATCATTTGCCTTACAACAATTATAATTGTACCTGTGGGCATTGCTGCCGGCATTTACCTGGAAGAATATGCAAAAAAAAGCACGATCGGTTCTCTGATAGAGATTAATATCACAAACCTCGCAGGCATTCCTTCAATTATTTATGGATTGCTCGGGCTTGAAGTGTTCGGGCGTTTATTGGGAATGGGTGGAAGTATTCTTGCAGGCAGTTGCACATTGTCTTTACTTGTACTTCCTATTGTAATTGTATCTACACGCGAATCATTAAAAGCCGTTCCGAAAACATTGCGGGAAGCATCATTCGCACTCGGAGCAAGCAAGTGGCAAACCATTTGGAATGCAACCTTGCCGGCCTCTTTAGGAGGAATACTCACCGGAATAATTCTGGCAATATCCAGGGCAATAGGAGAAGCGGCACCTCTTATTTTAGTGGGCGCTCTTGCGTATGTACCCTTTGTCCCCAACAGCCTTTCCTCTGAATTCACGGTTTTACCAATACAGATATTTAATTGGGTCTCTCGTCCCCAGAAAGCTTTTATGATCAACTCATCGGCTGCTATTATTGTATTACTCGGTATTACATTTTTATTGAATGGAATCGCAGTATACCTGCGTTTAAAACAAGAAAAGAGAGTGAAATGGTAA
- a CDS encoding PKD domain-containing protein: MNKSLLYCKLTTIFALAFFPLLSSAQVSFTSNPSNGCAPQLVNFTYTGNPSGNYFRWYFGDGDSSHAKNPSHTYVNPGWFSVSLSVWDTTNKGMISMGGTNSNIQIDGATTFDVSTPSACPGESVRFGFNQGSYSNITWDYGDSTQNDNWNNTSHSFKYAGIHTVKMTVNTSCGTKIVTRQITVSNSAKPVFSIGVNQNDACINDVFYFSANYPATSYLWDFGDATSSTVENPSHSYTTPGNKRVILTATNPCGGSNKDTIFVNVVSSGLNANANFNLWPNPACPNSIVSIDCSSSGSSYLLDLGDGTTSTQRSVQNFYPANGNYNVKLIVTNGCGDKDTVTQVLTVSVSGGMNNYVNISFDNNNGNQDTMKVCPGTTVDLRNNSNSGDGKYGFLWKFGDGSTATTKNASHKYTAVGNHKVVLIVTNGCGKSDSASKVVVVDANLKPDTQLQSLPDSVCPGGKVYFFDEGNHDNNSGNIYSIDFGDGNVLNNITGPTDTIVQVLATHAYATTGTYNFKFYVTNLCGKKDSLKKSIVVLNGGPKNKFYYVDNSTTNDGGGSNDNSRCPGDLVKFTAVGGAVYSWDFGDGQSGSGQVVYHSYTSAGTYTAKAMIVNNCGQSDTVPTTVDIKMTNKPQAWFDLDKSFTCSGDTIHFAAEGYYGDGPDNNSHLWDFGDGNTSTLKNPAHAYSLKGVFKVTHTVTNGCGSSMQYTSIIIDKPVVTISGLASAYCSYDAAVTLAGIPSGGTFKIDGVSAVSFNPSVQTPGPHTVTYTYTNTNGCSSTDSKSVTVNQTTANAGVDASVCAGGSAQLNATGGGTYAWLPATNLSNAAIANPVASPSSTTNYTVTVTKNGCVATDDVQVAVAASLTANAGSNTSVCNGNSVTLNGSGGGNYSWAPSASLDNPAVANPVASPTATTTYTLTVSSGSCSNTGTVTVTVDPAVTISSISPVNVLCNGTSTGSASVSATGGTGTKTYSWSNGGTAQTISSLSASTYTVTVLDSKGCSSTSAVAIIQPAKVNASASVGQNIGCNGGNNGSASVAASGGSGAYTYNWNTGATGQTISGLTAATYTVTVKDANNCIATSVAAVTQPAALTSTSVKQDASCIGCNDGSASVFANGGTLPYTYLWTPGNKTTVSVSGLSANTYTACVTDAKGCTTCTTINIGQPTGIITAGKDAGNIFMYPNPSHGSFVISITELNTSAELSVMDVTGKKIYSRSVPNTRSFTETIDLSGSANGTYYVRLITSTGSVSVKRVMISR; the protein is encoded by the coding sequence ATGAACAAATCACTACTTTATTGTAAACTCACAACAATTTTCGCACTTGCGTTTTTTCCTTTATTAAGCAGTGCCCAGGTAAGTTTTACTTCAAATCCCAGTAATGGATGCGCCCCTCAGCTGGTAAATTTTACATACACCGGCAACCCAAGTGGGAATTATTTCAGGTGGTATTTCGGTGATGGAGATTCAAGTCATGCTAAGAATCCATCACACACCTATGTGAACCCGGGTTGGTTTAGCGTAAGTCTTTCTGTATGGGACACCACAAATAAAGGGATGATCTCTATGGGCGGAACAAATAGCAACATACAAATTGATGGAGCAACTACCTTTGATGTGTCTACTCCTTCGGCTTGTCCCGGCGAATCTGTAAGGTTTGGTTTTAACCAGGGAAGTTATAGCAATATCACATGGGATTATGGCGATTCCACTCAAAATGACAACTGGAACAACACAAGCCATTCATTTAAGTATGCAGGCATTCACACCGTAAAAATGACAGTTAATACTTCCTGCGGAACTAAAATAGTTACAAGACAAATAACAGTAAGCAATTCAGCCAAACCCGTTTTTTCGATCGGGGTTAATCAAAATGATGCATGTATAAACGATGTATTTTATTTTTCAGCTAATTACCCTGCTACTTCGTATCTGTGGGATTTTGGAGATGCTACTTCATCCACTGTTGAAAATCCTTCGCATTCCTATACAACCCCTGGCAACAAACGGGTTATACTCACCGCTACCAATCCTTGCGGCGGCTCGAATAAAGACACCATTTTTGTTAATGTTGTAAGTTCGGGATTAAATGCAAACGCGAATTTTAATTTGTGGCCAAATCCTGCATGCCCCAATTCTATAGTGTCAATTGACTGTTCATCTTCCGGCTCCTCCTACCTGTTGGACCTGGGGGATGGAACCACTTCTACTCAACGGTCTGTTCAGAATTTTTACCCGGCAAACGGAAACTATAATGTAAAACTTATCGTAACCAACGGCTGTGGCGACAAAGACACAGTCACGCAGGTGCTTACTGTTTCAGTATCCGGCGGGATGAATAATTATGTAAACATTTCGTTCGATAATAATAACGGAAACCAGGATACGATGAAAGTTTGCCCGGGCACAACTGTTGATCTCAGGAACAATAGCAACTCAGGTGATGGCAAGTATGGTTTTCTGTGGAAATTCGGAGATGGAAGTACAGCCACCACAAAAAATGCTTCGCATAAATATACCGCTGTGGGAAATCACAAGGTTGTATTGATAGTAACAAATGGCTGCGGCAAATCCGACAGTGCGTCAAAAGTTGTTGTTGTAGATGCAAACCTGAAGCCTGATACCCAGCTTCAATCGTTACCTGACTCGGTTTGCCCTGGCGGCAAAGTATATTTCTTTGATGAAGGAAATCATGATAATAATTCAGGAAACATTTATTCGATCGATTTTGGCGATGGCAATGTATTGAATAACATTACCGGCCCAACTGACACTATTGTACAGGTATTGGCCACTCACGCTTATGCCACAACAGGAACATATAACTTCAAGTTTTATGTGACCAATCTTTGCGGCAAGAAAGATTCACTGAAGAAAAGTATAGTTGTACTTAATGGAGGGCCTAAAAACAAATTCTATTATGTAGATAACTCCACTACTAATGATGGCGGAGGGAGCAATGACAATTCCCGGTGTCCCGGCGATCTTGTGAAATTTACAGCTGTGGGCGGAGCTGTTTACTCATGGGATTTTGGTGACGGTCAATCCGGATCAGGCCAGGTTGTGTACCACAGTTATACATCAGCGGGTACTTACACAGCCAAAGCCATGATCGTTAATAATTGTGGTCAGAGTGATACAGTACCCACAACAGTAGATATCAAAATGACCAACAAACCCCAGGCCTGGTTTGATCTTGATAAATCCTTTACCTGTTCGGGCGACACCATCCATTTTGCCGCTGAGGGTTATTATGGAGATGGCCCGGATAACAACAGTCATCTGTGGGATTTTGGAGATGGAAATACATCCACACTTAAGAACCCCGCTCATGCTTATTCTCTAAAGGGAGTATTCAAAGTAACACATACTGTTACCAACGGCTGTGGCAGCAGTATGCAATATACCAGCATTATAATTGACAAGCCTGTCGTAACGATCAGTGGTCTCGCGTCTGCCTATTGCAGTTACGATGCAGCCGTAACACTTGCAGGAATACCTTCAGGAGGAACCTTTAAGATTGACGGGGTAAGTGCAGTATCCTTTAATCCTTCAGTGCAGACTCCCGGCCCACACACGGTAACCTATACTTACACCAATACAAACGGATGTTCTTCAACTGACAGCAAATCTGTAACAGTTAATCAGACAACTGCAAATGCAGGTGTCGACGCATCGGTATGCGCAGGAGGCAGCGCTCAATTGAATGCTACCGGAGGCGGTACTTATGCATGGCTGCCGGCAACAAATTTATCAAACGCTGCAATTGCAAATCCGGTTGCTTCACCCTCTTCAACAACAAACTACACGGTAACTGTAACTAAAAATGGTTGTGTTGCTACAGATGATGTTCAGGTTGCTGTGGCCGCTTCACTTACTGCGAATGCGGGAAGCAACACCTCCGTATGTAATGGTAATAGTGTTACGCTTAACGGTTCAGGTGGCGGTAATTACTCATGGGCTCCTTCAGCAAGTCTTGACAATCCGGCTGTTGCTAACCCTGTGGCATCCCCAACTGCCACCACCACCTATACACTTACGGTATCAAGCGGCTCTTGCAGCAATACAGGTACTGTAACAGTAACTGTTGATCCTGCGGTAACCATAAGCAGCATCTCTCCTGTCAATGTATTATGTAACGGTACTTCAACCGGATCCGCCAGTGTCAGCGCAACCGGCGGCACAGGAACTAAAACATATTCCTGGAGCAATGGGGGAACAGCGCAAACGATCAGCTCACTTTCAGCTTCAACATATACAGTAACAGTTCTTGATTCCAAGGGTTGCAGTAGCACCAGCGCAGTTGCTATTATCCAACCGGCGAAAGTAAATGCGTCAGCATCGGTTGGTCAGAACATAGGATGTAATGGCGGGAATAATGGCAGCGCTTCAGTAGCGGCATCCGGAGGATCCGGCGCATATACATACAACTGGAATACAGGAGCAACCGGACAAACCATCTCAGGATTGACCGCTGCAACTTATACAGTTACGGTAAAAGACGCAAATAATTGTATCGCTACTTCTGTTGCCGCAGTTACTCAGCCCGCTGCACTTACTTCAACATCAGTTAAGCAGGACGCCAGCTGCATAGGCTGCAACGATGGAAGCGCCTCGGTATTTGCAAACGGAGGAACACTACCTTATACCTATTTATGGACTCCCGGCAATAAAACAACTGTTTCTGTTAGTGGGCTATCTGCTAACACATACACAGCTTGCGTTACAGATGCAAAAGGCTGCACCACCTGCACTACAATTAACATTGGTCAGCCAACCGGTATTATCACAGCCGGCAAGGATGCCGGGAATATTTTTATGTATCCCAACCCGTCTCACGGCTCGTTTGTAATTTCCATAACTGAATTAAACACATCAGCAGAGCTTTCAGTAATGGATGTAACAGGGAAAAAAATATACAGCAGGTCAGTACCGAATACAAGATCATTCACCGAAACCATTGACCTTTCCGGATCCGCTAACGGCACGTATTATGTACGGCTTATCACAAGCACCGGAAGTGTGAGTGTAAAAAGGGTTATG
- a CDS encoding DUF1905 domain-containing protein, translating into MIKYTTTIFKFEKKGEKTGWTYIDVPADVARKLKPGNKRSFRVKGKLDNFSIKGIALLPMGEGDFIMPLNAMLRKGIGKKHGAMLHVQLQEDKTPLKLNAGLMECLADDPDALRFFKSLAASHQNYFSKWIESAKTDVTKTKRIAQTVTAMCRKQGFPEMMRSLKNNRM; encoded by the coding sequence ATGATAAAATATACCACCACTATTTTTAAGTTTGAGAAGAAGGGCGAAAAGACCGGCTGGACCTATATTGATGTTCCTGCTGATGTTGCCCGCAAATTGAAACCCGGAAATAAAAGATCTTTCCGTGTAAAAGGAAAACTTGACAATTTCTCAATAAAGGGTATTGCCTTGTTGCCAATGGGAGAGGGCGATTTTATTATGCCTCTCAATGCAATGCTGAGAAAGGGCATAGGTAAAAAACATGGTGCTATGCTTCACGTTCAGTTACAGGAAGACAAAACTCCTTTAAAACTTAATGCCGGGCTGATGGAGTGCCTGGCGGATGATCCGGATGCTTTGAGATTTTTCAAAAGTCTTGCCGCGTCACACCAGAATTATTTTTCCAAATGGATCGAAAGTGCTAAAACGGATGTTACAAAAACAAAGCGTATTGCGCAAACTGTTACAGCAATGTGCCGGAAGCAGGGGTTTCCTGAAATGATGAGGTCGTTAAAAAATAACAGGATGTGA